A part of Limihaloglobus sulfuriphilus genomic DNA contains:
- the rplN gene encoding 50S ribosomal protein L14 codes for MIQQETMLKIADNSGVKTAQCIKVIGHSGSRTGKDTRPTAGVGDIVTVAIKKNLPNCQLDTKKVYKCVIVRTKAPVKRPDGSYVRFDSNAAVMIDAENNPIGTRIFGAVARELREKNFMKIISLASEVV; via the coding sequence GTGATACAGCAGGAAACCATGTTAAAGATCGCTGATAACAGCGGTGTTAAAACGGCACAGTGCATCAAGGTGATCGGCCACAGCGGTTCTCGCACAGGTAAGGATACGCGTCCTACCGCGGGTGTGGGTGACATCGTTACTGTAGCGATCAAAAAGAACCTTCCCAACTGTCAGCTTGACACCAAGAAGGTATATAAATGCGTTATCGTCCGGACAAAAGCCCCCGTCAAACGTCCTGACGGCAGTTATGTACGCTTCGACAGCAATGCGGCAGTGATGATAGACGCCGAGAACAATCCTATCGGCACCCGTATTTTCGGTGCTGTGGCAAGAGAGCTTCGTGAGAAGAACTTTATGAAGATTATCTCTCTTGCAAGTGAAGTTGTATAA
- the rpmC gene encoding 50S ribosomal protein L29, with protein MQVHYKKTLYSIGISINMKPSEIREMKQEDMQVKLQEMQKKLFELRCQNVTEKNENSHAIKNCRKDIARMKTVLNEKRSGN; from the coding sequence ATGCAGGTTCACTACAAGAAGACACTCTATAGCATAGGGATATCGATAAATATGAAACCTTCTGAAATACGAGAAATGAAACAAGAAGACATGCAGGTAAAACTGCAGGAAATGCAAAAAAAGCTGTTTGAGCTTCGGTGCCAGAATGTAACCGAGAAAAACGAAAACAGCCATGCAATAAAAAACTGTCGCAAAGATATTGCCAGAATGAAAACCGTTCTTAATGAAAAAAGGTCTGGTAACTAA
- the rpsQ gene encoding 30S ribosomal protein S17, whose translation MENSKVMKTRRGKVVSRSGDKSIRVMIEYKVKHPLYGKYINRRTKLGVHDPKNVAKVGDLVEITECRPISKTISWRLIQVLEEAVIK comes from the coding sequence ATGGAAAATAGCAAAGTTATGAAAACAAGGCGCGGCAAAGTAGTCAGCCGCAGCGGCGATAAGAGTATCCGTGTTATGATCGAATACAAGGTCAAACACCCTCTTTACGGAAAATATATCAACAGACGCACAAAACTGGGCGTTCATGATCCTAAAAACGTTGCCAAAGTCGGCGACCTTGTTGAGATCACCGAATGCCGTCCTATCAGCAAGACAATCAGCTGGCGTCTGATTCAGGTACTTGAAGAAGCAGTCATTAAGTAA
- the rplX gene encoding 50S ribosomal protein L24, whose translation MARHIRKNDTVQVITGDDKGKTGKVIEVLDDGRRCVVAGVNIVTKHVRPSQRYPQGGQIHVEQPLHVSNVLPVNPKTGKGTRVKIKFTDNGEKQRVASDGTVIGTLKKAVKK comes from the coding sequence ATGGCAAGACATATAAGAAAAAATGATACTGTGCAGGTTATTACCGGCGACGACAAGGGTAAAACCGGCAAGGTTATCGAAGTCCTTGATGACGGCCGCAGGTGCGTAGTAGCTGGTGTTAATATAGTCACCAAGCATGTACGCCCCTCGCAGCGTTATCCGCAGGGCGGCCAGATTCATGTTGAACAGCCCCTGCATGTAAGCAACGTTCTTCCGGTTAATCCCAAGACCGGCAAGGGCACTCGTGTGAAAATAAAGTTTACCGACAACGGTGAGAAGCAGCGTGTAGCAAGCGACGGAACTGTGATCGGTACATTAAAGAAAGCTGTTAAGAAATAA
- the rpsH gene encoding 30S ribosomal protein S8: MSLNDPIADMLTRIRNASSTRKSQVMVKSSKVCKGVATVLKEEGYIVDFDIIDDGKQGLIRVMLKYTPDGGQAITDISRVSTPGKRVYSNVEDMPKVLGGLGINIVTTNRGVMSDRQCREQNIGGEILCSVS, encoded by the coding sequence ATGAGTTTAAATGATCCAATCGCAGATATGCTGACAAGAATACGCAACGCCTCGAGCACGCGCAAAAGCCAGGTAATGGTTAAGAGCTCGAAAGTATGCAAGGGTGTTGCCACTGTTCTTAAGGAAGAGGGTTATATCGTAGATTTCGATATAATCGATGACGGCAAACAGGGCCTGATACGCGTTATGCTGAAATACACCCCCGACGGCGGGCAGGCAATTACAGATATATCGCGCGTCAGCACACCTGGAAAACGTGTTTACAGCAATGTCGAGGATATGCCAAAGGTCTTAGGCGGTCTTGGCATCAACATAGTTACCACTAACCGTGGTGTAATGAGCGACAGACAATGCCGTGAACAGAACATAGGCGGCGAAATTCTTTGTTCGGTGAGCTGA
- a CDS encoding type Z 30S ribosomal protein S14 — MSTTALENKARKTPKFKVRGYTRCELCGRSRAVYRKFRVCRICFRTMANEGKIPGVKKASW; from the coding sequence ATGTCAACAACGGCACTGGAAAATAAGGCGAGAAAAACTCCCAAATTCAAAGTACGCGGCTATACCAGATGTGAGCTTTGCGGGCGGTCCCGAGCGGTGTACCGCAAGTTCAGAGTTTGCCGAATTTGTTTCAGGACAATGGCGAACGAAGGTAAAATACCGGGTGTCAAGAAGGCAAGCTGGTAA
- the rplE gene encoding 50S ribosomal protein L5, whose product MARLRDVYKSNIVPALQEKFDYKSPMAIPRVEKIVVSMGVGKAIQDKKFLETATEDITLITGQKPLVCKAKVSVSNFKLREDEPIGLKVTLRGERMYEFLDRLINLAIPRVKDFRGLSTKSFDGRGNYAIGFSEQSIFPEIDSARITAPQGMNICVVTTANTNEESLEMLRLFGMPFKN is encoded by the coding sequence ATGGCTCGTTTAAGAGATGTATATAAAAGTAATATAGTTCCTGCCCTGCAGGAGAAGTTTGACTACAAAAGCCCAATGGCGATACCGCGTGTCGAAAAGATCGTAGTATCTATGGGTGTAGGCAAGGCAATTCAGGACAAAAAGTTCCTCGAAACAGCTACAGAAGATATAACGCTGATAACCGGCCAGAAGCCGCTGGTCTGCAAGGCCAAAGTCAGCGTCTCTAACTTCAAACTGCGTGAGGATGAGCCGATCGGTCTCAAGGTTACACTTCGCGGCGAGCGGATGTACGAGTTTCTCGACCGTCTTATTAACCTTGCGATACCGCGTGTAAAAGACTTTCGCGGGCTCTCTACCAAGAGCTTTGACGGTCGCGGCAACTATGCAATAGGTTTCAGTGAACAGTCTATATTCCCTGAGATTGACTCTGCCAGGATAACCGCACCGCAGGGTATGAATATTTGTGTTGTTACAACGGCAAATACGAACGAGGAATCGCTTGAGATGCTTCGCTTGTTCGGAATGCCATTTAAAAACTAA